One Thermococcus kodakarensis KOD1 genomic window carries:
- a CDS encoding phosphoribosyltransferase codes for MDKVYLTWWQVDRAIFALADELRKNFMPDVIVGVARGGLIPAVRLSHILGDLEVKVIDVKFYKDIDERMEKPVINIPLHGSLERKKVVIVDDVSDTGKTLEVVIEEVKKAGAEEVKVACLSMKPWTKVVPDFYVFRTDKWIVFPWEEFPVVVRE; via the coding sequence ATGGACAAGGTTTACCTCACCTGGTGGCAGGTTGACAGGGCCATATTCGCCCTGGCGGACGAGCTGAGGAAGAACTTCATGCCGGATGTGATCGTTGGAGTCGCGAGGGGCGGGCTTATCCCGGCTGTGAGGCTCAGCCACATCCTCGGCGACCTTGAAGTGAAGGTCATAGACGTCAAGTTCTACAAGGACATAGATGAGAGAATGGAGAAGCCGGTCATAAACATCCCGCTCCACGGCTCGCTTGAAAGAAAGAAGGTCGTTATTGTGGACGACGTAAGCGACACCGGAAAGACCCTCGAAGTTGTCATCGAGGAGGTAAAGAAAGCTGGAGCCGAGGAGGTTAAGGTCGCCTGCCTCAGCATGAAGCCCTGGACGAAGGTCGTCCCGGACTTCTACGTCTTCAGGACGGACAAGTGGATCGTCTTCCCGTGGGAGGAGTTCCCGGTCGTTGTGAGGGAGTGA
- a CDS encoding vitamin B12-dependent ribonucleotide reductase, translating to MPVEKVMKRDGRIVPFDKERIRWAIQRAMLEVGVRDEKLLNRVVRRVVRRVNELYDGQIPNIENIQDIVELELMRAGLFDVAKAYILYRKKKAEIREEKKKILNKDKLDEIDKRFSLNALRVLASRYLIKNEKGEIIESPRELFERVAILAVIPDILYDERVFDKNGGHEQDVSAIERYRENLDEYDGKFSIGRFRLNKWHFERLLNLYRELAEKGQMKLPIDEVLKMLENGAFDNYEDEIEEYFRLMTGQYFMPNTPALINSGRPLGMLSACFVVPIEDDMESIMKAAHDVAMIQKAGGGCIDGNAKIIFENDGEEHIMTMAEMYERYKDLGEFYDPEYNRWGINVEEVPVYVKSFDPSTKEITKGKVKVIWKYELGEDVPKYEIKTNKGTRVLTSPWHPFFVITQDLKIVEKRADELREGDMLVGGMPSDDDYEFLLDYWLAGFIAGDGSIDKYRSHVKGHEYVYDRLRIYDYTTETLGIINDHLEKTFGKRYSLQRDRNIHYIDIKAKGITSHYIELLRGITNGIPQPILKEGRNAVLSFITGLFDAEGHVNSKPGVELGMVNRKLIEDITYYLNSLGIKARMRKKPRKDGVDYVMHVEEYSSLLRFYELIGKNLQNSEKRIKLEELLSKHNGGSFGLTLSFEDFKAWSSKYGVEFKTNGSQTLAIIKNEKVSLGQWHRRGRVSKAVLVKMLRKLYDTTKSEDVKRMLHLIEGLEVVKEINVTNEPKTFYDLTVERYQNYLAGENGMVFVHNTGLNFSKLRPEGDLVGTTTGAASGPVSFMHLIDAVSDVIKQGGVRRGANMGILEVWHPDIEKFIHAKEKNTGTNVLSNFNISVGLWEDFWEALKEGKRYPLINPRTGEKVKEIDPKSLFEELAYMAWAKADPGVVFFDVINRRNVLEPAKGEKIRATNPCVVGDTRVLTPEGYIKAEELFSLAKERGKKEAVAVEGIAEEGEPYAYSVEVLLPGEEEVKYETVHGKALAIADPVAVPAYVWKVGKKKVARVRTKQGYEITATLDHRLMTSEGWKEVGELKPGDEILLPRFEIEEDFGSESIGEDLAFVLGWFIGDGYLNVNDKRAWFYFNAEKEEDIAWKIREILAKHFGIKAEPHRYGNQIKLGVRGEAYRWLESIMGSNEKRVPEIIYRLKPREIAAFLRGLFSADGYVDNDNAVRLTSKDRGLLRDVQDLLLLFGILSKIYERPYSSEFKYTTKDGEERTYRAEGYYELVIANYSRKLFAEKIGFEGYKMEKLSLQKTKIDEPVVTVESVEVLGEEIVYDFTVPEHHSYISNGFMSHNCGEEPLYEYESCNLASINLAKFVKYDDEGKPYFDWDEYAYVIQKVAKYLDNAIDVNKFPLPEIDRNTKLTRRIGVGMMGLADALFKLGIPYNSKEGFDFMRKATEYLTFYAYKRSVEAAKERGPFPLYEKTRYKDGELPVEGFYHREIWNLPWDELVEEIKKYGVRNGMVTTCPPTGSVSMIADTSSGIEPIFALVYKKSVTVGEFYYVDPVFEAELKKRGLWSDEILKKISDNYGSVQGLEEIPEDMQRVFVTAMDIHWLDHILAQANIQLWLTDSASKTINMPNDATVEDVKAAYLLAYKLGCKGVTVYRDGSLSVQVYSVEGEKKKRVPAKPSDYAVEKLKTIVEAEPWLSRFINVEAILNGTNGKEKSAQAGGLTFSVSHVSAVKPAHEHSHHAKRPDIPEEKIRELLGVAYCPVCYEKDGELVELRMESGCATCPRCGWSKCVIS from the coding sequence ATGCCTGTTGAAAAAGTGATGAAACGAGACGGTAGAATTGTGCCCTTTGATAAGGAGCGTATAAGGTGGGCTATACAGAGGGCAATGCTTGAAGTCGGCGTCAGGGATGAGAAGCTTCTCAACAGGGTTGTCAGGCGCGTTGTGAGGAGGGTAAACGAGCTCTATGACGGCCAGATTCCGAACATAGAGAACATACAGGACATAGTCGAGCTTGAGCTCATGCGCGCTGGTCTTTTTGATGTGGCAAAGGCCTACATCCTCTACCGCAAGAAGAAGGCCGAAATCCGTGAAGAAAAGAAGAAGATACTCAACAAGGACAAGCTGGATGAGATTGACAAGCGCTTTTCCCTCAACGCACTCCGTGTTCTCGCTTCCCGCTACCTGATAAAGAACGAGAAGGGAGAGATAATCGAGAGCCCGAGGGAGCTTTTCGAGAGGGTTGCAATCCTTGCAGTCATCCCAGACATCCTCTACGACGAGAGGGTCTTTGACAAAAACGGCGGACACGAACAAGACGTTAGTGCCATTGAAAGATACCGCGAAAACCTCGATGAGTACGACGGAAAGTTCTCGATAGGCAGGTTCAGGCTCAACAAGTGGCACTTTGAGCGGCTCCTCAACCTCTACCGCGAGCTGGCCGAGAAGGGCCAGATGAAGCTCCCCATAGACGAAGTCCTGAAGATGCTCGAGAACGGCGCTTTTGACAATTACGAGGACGAGATAGAGGAGTACTTCAGGCTGATGACCGGGCAGTACTTCATGCCAAACACACCAGCCCTCATCAACTCAGGAAGGCCCCTTGGAATGCTCTCGGCCTGCTTCGTCGTCCCGATTGAAGACGATATGGAGAGCATCATGAAAGCGGCCCACGACGTGGCGATGATACAGAAGGCCGGAGGGGGATGTATAGACGGAAACGCCAAAATAATCTTTGAAAACGACGGCGAAGAACACATCATGACGATGGCCGAGATGTACGAGAGGTACAAAGACCTCGGCGAGTTCTATGACCCGGAGTACAACCGCTGGGGGATAAACGTCGAAGAAGTTCCAGTATACGTGAAATCCTTTGACCCATCAACAAAGGAGATCACCAAAGGAAAGGTGAAAGTCATTTGGAAGTACGAGCTCGGCGAGGATGTTCCTAAGTACGAGATAAAAACTAACAAGGGTACAAGAGTTCTAACGTCGCCATGGCATCCGTTCTTTGTTATCACACAGGACCTCAAGATTGTTGAGAAGAGGGCCGATGAACTCAGAGAAGGGGATATGCTAGTTGGCGGAATGCCAAGTGATGATGACTATGAGTTCCTTTTGGATTACTGGCTCGCGGGATTCATAGCAGGGGACGGGAGCATAGACAAATACCGCTCTCACGTCAAAGGCCACGAGTACGTTTATGACAGGCTAAGGATATACGACTACACAACAGAAACACTCGGGATAATCAATGATCATCTTGAAAAAACCTTTGGAAAGAGGTACAGCCTTCAGAGGGACAGAAACATCCATTACATTGACATAAAAGCAAAGGGGATAACATCCCACTATATAGAGCTTCTGAGAGGTATTACAAATGGGATTCCACAACCGATACTCAAAGAAGGCAGAAATGCAGTATTATCGTTCATAACCGGCCTCTTTGACGCCGAAGGACACGTTAACAGCAAACCTGGTGTTGAACTTGGAATGGTGAACAGGAAGCTGATAGAGGACATCACATACTACCTCAATTCCCTTGGGATAAAAGCCAGGATGCGGAAGAAGCCGAGAAAGGACGGCGTTGATTACGTCATGCATGTTGAGGAGTACTCCTCACTCCTCAGGTTCTACGAACTCATAGGAAAGAACCTTCAGAACTCTGAGAAGAGAATAAAGCTTGAGGAACTTCTCAGCAAACATAATGGTGGATCATTTGGTCTTACACTCAGCTTTGAAGATTTTAAGGCATGGAGCTCAAAGTACGGCGTTGAGTTCAAGACAAACGGCAGTCAGACATTGGCTATAATAAAGAACGAAAAGGTATCTCTTGGTCAGTGGCACAGGAGAGGACGCGTTTCCAAGGCCGTTCTAGTGAAGATGCTGAGGAAACTCTACGACACTACAAAGAGCGAGGACGTCAAAAGGATGCTCCACCTCATTGAAGGCCTCGAAGTCGTTAAGGAGATCAACGTCACGAACGAGCCAAAGACCTTCTACGACCTTACGGTTGAGAGGTACCAGAATTATCTCGCTGGAGAAAACGGGATGGTCTTTGTCCACAATACCGGCCTCAACTTCTCGAAGCTCCGTCCCGAGGGAGACCTTGTCGGGACCACCACTGGAGCGGCGAGCGGTCCAGTCTCGTTCATGCACCTCATTGATGCCGTCAGCGACGTCATAAAGCAGGGGGGAGTGAGAAGAGGGGCCAACATGGGCATCCTCGAGGTCTGGCACCCAGACATAGAGAAGTTCATCCACGCAAAGGAGAAGAACACGGGAACCAACGTCCTCAGCAACTTCAACATAAGCGTTGGATTATGGGAGGACTTCTGGGAGGCCCTCAAAGAGGGCAAGCGCTACCCGCTCATCAACCCGCGCACCGGTGAAAAGGTCAAGGAGATCGACCCCAAGAGCCTGTTTGAAGAGCTGGCCTATATGGCCTGGGCCAAGGCCGACCCGGGTGTTGTCTTCTTCGACGTCATCAACAGGAGGAACGTCCTGGAGCCTGCAAAGGGTGAAAAAATCCGCGCCACCAACCCGTGTGTCGTCGGGGACACGAGGGTTCTCACGCCTGAAGGATACATCAAGGCAGAGGAACTGTTCAGCCTCGCGAAGGAGAGGGGTAAGAAGGAGGCCGTTGCAGTAGAGGGAATAGCGGAGGAGGGAGAGCCCTACGCCTACTCAGTGGAGGTTCTCCTGCCCGGTGAGGAGGAAGTCAAGTACGAGACCGTCCATGGAAAGGCCCTCGCAATAGCAGACCCCGTGGCCGTCCCGGCCTACGTCTGGAAGGTCGGAAAGAAGAAGGTCGCAAGGGTCAGAACAAAGCAGGGCTACGAGATAACGGCGACACTCGACCACAGGCTTATGACTTCCGAGGGCTGGAAAGAAGTTGGAGAGCTGAAGCCGGGAGACGAGATCCTCCTTCCACGCTTTGAAATAGAGGAGGACTTCGGAAGCGAGAGCATAGGAGAAGACCTCGCCTTCGTCCTCGGATGGTTCATAGGGGACGGCTACCTCAACGTTAACGACAAGAGGGCTTGGTTCTACTTCAACGCAGAGAAAGAGGAAGATATCGCGTGGAAAATCAGGGAGATATTAGCGAAGCACTTCGGCATTAAAGCCGAGCCCCACCGCTACGGCAACCAGATAAAGCTCGGCGTGAGGGGAGAAGCCTACAGGTGGCTTGAGAGCATCATGGGAAGCAATGAGAAGAGAGTACCAGAGATAATCTACAGGCTCAAGCCGAGGGAAATAGCGGCGTTCCTCAGGGGACTCTTCAGTGCCGACGGCTACGTTGACAACGACAATGCGGTAAGGCTTACATCGAAGGACAGGGGGCTCCTCAGGGATGTTCAGGACCTTCTCCTGCTCTTTGGAATACTCTCCAAGATATACGAGAGACCTTATTCAAGCGAGTTCAAGTACACGACCAAGGATGGAGAGGAGAGAACCTACAGGGCGGAGGGCTACTACGAGCTCGTCATAGCTAACTACAGCAGGAAGCTCTTCGCCGAGAAGATAGGCTTCGAGGGCTACAAGATGGAGAAGCTGAGCCTTCAGAAAACCAAGATCGACGAGCCTGTGGTCACCGTCGAGAGTGTTGAAGTCCTTGGCGAGGAAATCGTCTACGACTTCACAGTTCCAGAGCATCACAGCTACATAAGCAACGGCTTCATGAGCCACAACTGTGGGGAAGAGCCGCTCTACGAGTACGAATCCTGTAATCTGGCCTCCATAAATCTCGCAAAGTTCGTAAAGTACGACGACGAAGGCAAGCCGTACTTCGACTGGGACGAGTACGCCTACGTCATTCAGAAAGTCGCAAAGTATCTCGACAACGCCATCGATGTCAACAAGTTCCCGCTCCCGGAGATAGACAGGAACACCAAGCTCACGAGGAGGATCGGAGTTGGCATGATGGGCCTTGCCGATGCGCTCTTCAAGCTCGGCATTCCCTACAACAGCAAAGAGGGCTTCGACTTCATGAGGAAGGCCACCGAGTACCTGACCTTCTACGCCTACAAGAGGAGCGTTGAAGCGGCAAAAGAACGCGGTCCGTTCCCGCTCTACGAGAAGACCAGGTATAAGGACGGAGAACTGCCCGTCGAGGGCTTCTACCACAGGGAGATATGGAACCTGCCCTGGGACGAACTCGTTGAGGAGATTAAAAAGTACGGCGTGAGGAACGGAATGGTGACCACCTGCCCGCCGACCGGAAGCGTCAGCATGATAGCCGACACCTCCAGCGGAATCGAGCCTATATTCGCCCTCGTCTACAAGAAGAGCGTCACCGTTGGAGAGTTCTACTACGTTGACCCCGTGTTTGAAGCAGAGCTCAAGAAGCGCGGGCTCTGGAGTGATGAGATACTCAAGAAGATAAGCGACAACTACGGTTCAGTTCAAGGCCTTGAGGAAATTCCAGAGGACATGCAGAGGGTCTTTGTAACGGCCATGGACATCCACTGGCTCGACCACATTCTAGCTCAAGCCAACATCCAGCTCTGGCTGACTGATTCCGCCAGCAAGACGATAAACATGCCGAACGATGCCACCGTCGAGGACGTGAAAGCTGCCTACCTGCTCGCCTACAAGCTCGGCTGTAAGGGCGTAACCGTCTACCGCGACGGCTCGCTGTCGGTTCAGGTCTACAGCGTCGAGGGTGAAAAGAAGAAGAGGGTTCCCGCGAAGCCGAGCGACTACGCCGTCGAGAAGCTGAAGACGATAGTAGAGGCCGAGCCGTGGCTATCGCGCTTCATCAACGTCGAGGCCATCCTTAACGGGACGAACGGAAAGGAGAAGAGCGCCCAGGCTGGAGGGCTGACATTCTCGGTTTCCCACGTCTCCGCCGTAAAACCCGCCCACGAGCACTCGCACCACGCCAAGAGGCCGGATATCCCAGAGGAGAAGATAAGGGAGCTCCTCGGAGTTGCCTACTGCCCGGTCTGCTACGAGAAGGACGGCGAGCTCGTTGAGCTCAGGATGGAGAGCGGCTGCGCAACCTGCCCGCGCTGCGGCTGGAGCAAGTGCGTCATAAGCTGA
- a CDS encoding glycosyltransferase family 4 protein, which translates to MRVLLVAPYFYPEGGGLERYAYKMAKELSEENEVVVVCATKLYERTEKIGNIKVIRKKPNLIISNTPVRVLLPFELIRMIKRQNFDVIIAHTPVPFFADVASFAAKLMGKPITIVYHTGELKKGSWTDVLAGFYERTVEKMTLRNTKIISVSRYVQRILGRKGFHSKVEYPKIDEAFILERPDFRGDGNTVLFVGQLGRFHRWKNLDLLLRALVLVKREIPDVKLVVIGGGDLIGYYTKLAEDLGLEGNVEFLGRVSRERLISSYKSAKLLVLPSSKSEAFGMVVVEALALGTPAIVSRVGEFPVIVDDKKSGLLARLDERDIAEKILFLLEDEKMRRKMAVTGRKAIKRFIS; encoded by the coding sequence ATGAGGGTTCTGCTCGTTGCTCCCTATTTTTATCCAGAAGGCGGCGGGCTGGAGAGATACGCCTATAAGATGGCAAAGGAGCTGAGCGAGGAAAATGAGGTGGTTGTCGTATGCGCAACAAAACTATATGAAAGAACTGAAAAAATTGGCAATATTAAAGTGATACGAAAAAAACCCAACCTCATTATCTCGAACACACCTGTTAGGGTTCTCCTGCCGTTCGAGCTTATACGGATGATTAAGAGACAGAATTTTGACGTTATAATTGCCCACACACCGGTACCGTTTTTTGCGGATGTTGCCTCTTTTGCTGCGAAGCTTATGGGAAAGCCTATAACAATTGTTTATCACACCGGCGAGCTGAAGAAGGGTTCCTGGACTGATGTCCTGGCAGGGTTTTATGAGAGAACGGTTGAAAAGATGACTTTGCGGAATACTAAAATCATATCAGTTTCCCGATATGTCCAGAGGATTTTGGGGAGGAAGGGGTTTCATTCAAAAGTGGAATACCCGAAGATTGATGAGGCGTTCATTCTTGAAAGACCCGATTTCAGAGGTGATGGGAATACTGTTCTCTTTGTTGGCCAACTTGGCAGGTTCCATAGATGGAAAAACCTCGATTTATTGTTAAGGGCTTTGGTTTTGGTCAAGCGGGAAATCCCCGATGTTAAGCTTGTTGTGATCGGCGGAGGAGACCTAATAGGCTATTACACGAAATTAGCCGAGGATTTGGGCCTGGAAGGCAACGTTGAATTTCTTGGACGGGTGAGCAGGGAGAGGCTTATCAGCAGTTATAAATCGGCTAAACTCCTGGTTTTGCCGTCATCCAAGAGCGAGGCCTTTGGGATGGTTGTCGTGGAGGCCCTCGCTTTGGGGACTCCCGCCATAGTCAGCAGAGTTGGGGAATTTCCGGTAATCGTTGATGATAAAAAGAGCGGGCTCCTGGCTAGACTGGATGAGCGGGATATAGCAGAAAAGATCCTTTTTTTGCTTGAGGATGAGAAGATGAGGAGAAAAATGGCAGTAACGGGGAGAAAAGCGATTAAACGCTTTATTTCCTGA
- a CDS encoding glycosyltransferase family 4 protein — MKIAYVYDAVYPFVKGGVEKRVYEIGRRLARKHEVHWFSLNWDGELDDILVHRVGNWKRFYHGDRRSIGEALYFAQKLLLKFGGEYDIVDCQEFPYFSCFSTKLHSILKRTPLVLTWHEVWDGHWYEYLGKLGGIGRRVERLTTRLTPHNIAVSRFTQKRLLRFGVPSRVIPNGIDFEKIRSVPRLEGVDYDVLFVGRLIREKNVELLVRAVQILKTEIPDIKVLIIGDGPERRRLERLSEELNLVENVDFKGFLDEYEAVISHMKASRVFVLPSIREGFGITALEANASGIPVVTVVHPLNAAAELIVHEYNGFLAFPNPGSLAESILVALDHGKKLKRNCVRYARNYDWDNITRLIENFYERVADDS; from the coding sequence ATGAAAATCGCTTATGTGTACGATGCGGTTTATCCCTTTGTAAAGGGTGGAGTTGAAAAAAGAGTATATGAGATAGGTAGAAGGCTGGCAAGAAAACATGAAGTTCACTGGTTTTCTCTGAATTGGGATGGGGAGCTGGACGACATATTGGTACACAGAGTTGGCAACTGGAAGCGTTTTTATCATGGAGATCGGAGATCCATTGGAGAGGCTCTGTACTTTGCCCAAAAGCTCCTTCTAAAATTTGGGGGAGAGTACGACATAGTTGACTGTCAGGAGTTCCCGTATTTCTCGTGTTTTTCGACTAAACTCCACAGCATACTAAAGAGAACTCCCCTGGTACTCACGTGGCATGAAGTCTGGGATGGGCATTGGTATGAGTACCTGGGAAAACTGGGGGGTATTGGAAGGAGAGTTGAGAGACTGACCACTAGATTAACCCCCCATAATATTGCGGTTTCAAGATTTACTCAAAAACGGCTGTTGAGGTTTGGTGTTCCTAGTAGGGTTATACCAAATGGGATCGACTTTGAAAAAATAAGGTCTGTCCCCCGTTTAGAGGGAGTTGACTATGATGTACTCTTTGTTGGACGTTTGATACGTGAAAAAAATGTAGAGCTGCTTGTACGTGCTGTCCAGATTCTCAAAACTGAGATACCAGACATAAAGGTGCTAATAATTGGGGATGGTCCCGAGAGGAGGCGTTTGGAGCGACTTTCAGAGGAGCTCAATTTGGTTGAAAACGTTGATTTTAAGGGATTTCTAGATGAATATGAAGCGGTTATTTCCCACATGAAGGCCTCAAGAGTCTTTGTGCTACCTTCTATCCGTGAGGGTTTCGGGATAACGGCGCTGGAGGCCAATGCATCCGGCATTCCTGTTGTTACTGTTGTTCATCCCTTGAATGCCGCTGCTGAGTTGATAGTTCATGAATACAATGGATTTCTGGCGTTTCCAAATCCTGGTTCTCTCGCGGAGAGTATTCTAGTGGCGCTGGATCACGGTAAAAAGCTTAAAAGAAATTGCGTTAGGTATGCCAGGAACTACGATTGGGATAACATAACGAGGTTGATCGAAAACTTCTACGAGAGGGTCGCAGATGACAGTTGA
- a CDS encoding ferritin family protein, whose product MDAGELIKKIIWQENELYNLYKLGETFALFERPDLRDDFAQLAEEELRHRKTLEGLLSEGTIEGLLLDYMDELELEPMVHDERAHPDSLEELIVEALIREKHAYELYTKLSHILEGSLSQIFRMMAGEELKHAYRLRLIYEKIDG is encoded by the coding sequence ATGGACGCAGGAGAGCTCATAAAGAAGATCATCTGGCAGGAAAACGAGCTCTACAACCTATACAAGCTCGGTGAGACCTTTGCCCTCTTTGAGAGGCCCGACCTGAGGGACGACTTCGCCCAGCTCGCCGAGGAAGAACTTAGACATAGAAAGACCCTTGAAGGCCTCCTTTCGGAGGGTACAATCGAAGGGCTCCTCCTCGATTACATGGACGAGCTTGAACTGGAGCCGATGGTGCACGACGAAAGGGCACACCCCGATAGCCTCGAGGAGCTGATAGTGGAGGCATTGATAAGGGAGAAACATGCGTACGAACTCTACACAAAGCTCTCGCACATCCTGGAGGGAAGTCTGTCGCAGATATTCCGAATGATGGCAGGAGAAGAGCTGAAACACGCCTACAGACTGAGGCTTATATACGAAAAGATCGATGGATAA
- a CDS encoding glycosyltransferase family 39 protein, with product MEERTKLVLIWVVMIFIPLFTLRLFQDEMLYLNISMKVLHFEFLPRSSLVFILTSPLMAFDSVDLRVFLPRAATAFATLTDTILIYEIAKRYHGKKAGFLSSLMFLFSFVALRYGARYTLEPWGTLFILSAIYYFEEKPLTASLSMGLAFCARETWLTTYPFFLVYAWRKRRKEFLKILMISAFPIVLNFLFIASISVYQSPIGYNARDTLNGEPATLC from the coding sequence ATGGAAGAGAGAACTAAACTAGTCCTAATCTGGGTTGTGATGATCTTTATCCCCTTATTCACATTGAGGCTTTTCCAGGATGAGATGTTATACTTGAACATCTCAATGAAAGTACTCCACTTCGAATTTCTGCCCAGATCTTCGCTCGTTTTCATTCTAACGTCGCCCCTGATGGCATTTGATAGTGTCGACCTCAGGGTGTTTCTACCCAGGGCCGCAACAGCCTTCGCAACGCTAACAGACACAATCCTGATCTATGAAATTGCCAAAAGATATCATGGAAAAAAAGCTGGATTCCTGAGTTCTCTAATGTTCCTTTTTTCATTTGTAGCTTTAAGATACGGGGCAAGATACACTCTGGAGCCATGGGGGACGCTCTTCATACTCTCGGCAATCTATTATTTCGAGGAAAAGCCCCTTACAGCATCTCTTTCAATGGGCTTGGCCTTTTGTGCGAGGGAAACTTGGCTCACAACGTATCCTTTCTTTTTGGTGTACGCGTGGAGAAAAAGGAGAAAAGAGTTCTTGAAAATTCTGATGATCTCGGCATTTCCCATAGTATTGAATTTCCTGTTTATAGCATCGATCAGTGTATACCAAAGTCCCATAGGCTACAATGCGCGAGACACATTAAATGGGGAGCCCGCTACATTGTGCTGA
- a CDS encoding glycosyltransferase family 2 protein codes for MTVEVSVILPTMNEEDAVKIIIPQIKETLERLGVSYEIIVVDKSTDATPKIAAELGARVIRQKRRGYGDAYIEGFKVARGKYIVMLDPDGSYDPREIPKLLEPLLKDEADFVIGTRLKGMIEPGAMPWLHRYIGNPLLTKVLNLFFKAGVSDAHCGFRAIKKEALQRLPLKCRGMEFASEMVIEAAKAGLKIREVPITYRPRIGESKLSSFRDGWRHLRLMLLYSPSHLFLLPGLFLMITGIVLLAYASNTDPLRVHTMILGSLLTIVGFQVINFGISGKVYAVREGLDKPDKITKFFMRYSILEEGLMFGGILFIAGLTLGIRIFLKWRALGYGELFEIRSAIIVLTLIAMSIQLIFFSFFVSSLMLKEEFE; via the coding sequence ATGACAGTTGAAGTCTCCGTGATTTTGCCCACAATGAACGAGGAAGATGCAGTGAAAATAATAATCCCTCAAATAAAGGAGACTCTGGAAAGGTTGGGCGTTTCCTATGAGATAATTGTGGTGGATAAAAGTACGGATGCAACACCCAAAATCGCGGCTGAATTGGGTGCGAGGGTAATCCGTCAGAAAAGAAGAGGCTATGGAGACGCATACATTGAGGGGTTCAAAGTTGCTCGGGGAAAGTACATCGTGATGCTGGATCCGGATGGGAGCTATGATCCCCGCGAGATTCCGAAGTTGCTGGAACCTCTACTGAAGGATGAGGCAGATTTTGTCATTGGGACCAGACTTAAGGGAATGATCGAACCCGGTGCAATGCCGTGGCTTCATCGGTACATAGGAAATCCTCTTCTGACCAAGGTCCTCAATCTGTTTTTTAAAGCTGGAGTCTCCGATGCCCACTGCGGCTTCAGGGCGATAAAAAAAGAGGCATTGCAGAGGCTTCCTCTGAAATGCCGTGGAATGGAATTCGCAAGCGAGATGGTCATAGAGGCGGCAAAAGCAGGTTTAAAGATTAGGGAGGTGCCCATAACTTATCGCCCAAGGATTGGGGAATCCAAACTGAGTTCGTTTAGGGATGGGTGGAGGCATCTGAGGCTGATGCTACTTTATTCGCCATCCCACTTGTTCCTTCTTCCGGGGTTGTTTTTGATGATTACTGGGATAGTTCTCCTGGCCTACGCTTCCAATACGGACCCGCTCAGGGTACATACTATGATTCTGGGAAGCCTTTTGACCATAGTTGGGTTCCAGGTGATAAACTTTGGAATCTCTGGAAAGGTCTACGCCGTTAGGGAAGGACTCGATAAACCAGATAAAATCACGAAATTTTTCATGAGATATTCGATATTGGAAGAAGGCCTTATGTTTGGGGGAATATTATTCATCGCCGGTTTAACATTGGGAATTAGAATATTCTTGAAGTGGAGAGCTTTAGGTTATGGGGAACTGTTTGAAATTAGGTCAGCCATAATAGTGCTGACCTTGATAGCCATGAGCATCCAGCTGATATTCTTCTCGTTTTTCGTTAGCTCCCTAATGTTGAAGGAGGAGTTTGAATGA
- a CDS encoding HAD-IIA family hydrolase → MTRKIGIIFDMDGVIYRGSEPINGAKEVIEFLKERKIPFLFLTNNSTRDPAMYREKLLSMGIDVPEDVIVTSGLATRLYMEKHFEPGEVFVIGGKGLLREMERLGWGVVSLEDARKGAWKRIKHVVVGLDPELTYEKLKYGTLAIRNGASFIGTNPDTTYPAEEGLYPGAGAIIAALRASTDREPVIIGKPNEPAYEVVKDKLGDVEELWMVGDRLDTDIAFAKRFGMKAIMVLTGVSTLKDVAESGIKPNLVLPDVGELKRYLEAAL, encoded by the coding sequence ATGACGAGAAAAATCGGCATTATCTTCGACATGGACGGCGTCATCTACAGAGGCAGCGAGCCGATAAATGGTGCAAAAGAGGTCATCGAGTTCCTGAAAGAAAGGAAAATACCCTTCCTGTTCCTCACGAACAACTCCACGAGAGACCCCGCAATGTACAGGGAAAAGCTCCTCTCGATGGGCATAGACGTGCCGGAAGATGTTATAGTCACGTCGGGCCTGGCCACGAGGCTCTACATGGAGAAGCACTTTGAGCCAGGAGAAGTTTTCGTTATCGGTGGAAAGGGGCTTCTCAGGGAGATGGAGCGCCTCGGCTGGGGAGTTGTTAGCCTTGAAGATGCTAGGAAAGGCGCCTGGAAGAGGATCAAGCACGTCGTTGTGGGCCTTGACCCCGAGTTAACCTACGAGAAGCTCAAGTACGGAACGCTCGCTATAAGGAACGGGGCAAGCTTCATAGGGACGAACCCGGACACGACATATCCAGCGGAGGAAGGGCTCTACCCCGGTGCTGGGGCAATAATAGCCGCCCTCAGGGCATCAACGGACAGAGAGCCAGTGATCATAGGCAAGCCAAACGAACCGGCCTATGAAGTCGTTAAGGACAAACTTGGAGACGTTGAAGAGCTCTGGATGGTCGGCGACAGGCTCGATACCGATATAGCGTTCGCAAAGCGCTTCGGCATGAAGGCCATAATGGTGCTCACGGGTGTAAGCACGCTCAAGGACGTTGCCGAAAGCGGGATAAAGCCGAACCTCGTTCTCCCCGATGTGGGGGAGCTGAAAAGGTATCTGGAGGCTGCCCTTTAG